A genome region from Anaerobacillus alkaliphilus includes the following:
- a CDS encoding sensor histidine kinase, translated as MEEVLEVMIVKGRTQNINLVSDLQVPYNRIINGNLMGFRLVISNLLSKAIKYSYEGDTVTFKSFIDQGRLHLHITDTGVGMSRESQEKLFRKYQKINQEVAGQGIGLLNSNSL; from the coding sequence ATGGAAGAAGTGCTAGAAGTCATGATTGTAAAGGGCCGAACACAAAACATTAATCTAGTTTCGGACTTACAAGTCCCTTACAACAGAATTATTAATGGGAATTTAATGGGGTTTCGATTAGTTATCTCTAACCTGTTAAGCAAAGCAATCAAATACAGTTATGAAGGAGATACTGTTACATTTAAAAGCTTTATTGATCAAGGAAGACTGCATCTACATATAACAGATACAGGAGTAGGTATGAGTCGCGAAAGCCAAGAAAAACTGTTCCGTAAATATCAAAAGATTAACCAAGAAGTAGCTGGTCAGGGGATTGGGCTATTAAATAGTAACTCACTTTAA